In one window of Streptomyces sp. FXJ1.172 DNA:
- a CDS encoding RICIN domain-containing protein has product MTLRRPTTRTRRRAVSSVAVLMAALASTLAPAAPSQAADTGVTVDFATAGGAPTYHASGMIYGMTPNGSLPQDHFFKDIKWHFMRAGGAQLNSGGYATSLADYQTRWNSTLAQYKRTVALGGTFVLLPHDLWGADGTTNQGWPGDNGDWTQFDNFVTQLISDVKANNMTVEWDLWNEPDGSGFWKPPQAQYLQMWSRFYARVRAAFPDQLIVGPSTASQPNASNTWWTTYLNYVKANKVAPDIYSWHDEPGDPATDVSRADSALAAAGLTRTRPYQINEYATLSMQSPGGGAWFIGRLERAGADGLRGNWASGTGLHDDEANLLTKNSVGQYLPLGEWFMYRYYGSQTGNIVNYIPGSNTDGLATKDNTAQNAKVLIGSNGNTGNVTVHLTGLNTTSVVENNQVRAVVQRIPYNNGAAVTGPVTVSDTTLAVTGNAASLTVPYTDAKDGYTITLLPPSDTTVSTVAVSENSGQCLDDTDLSTANGTQYQQYYCEGGYQQMLDLKQVSGKPNTYTVVNELSGKCLDVSGASTADGAAVIQYACNGGTNQQFTLNRVTALGNGEDYQLVAVHSGKCVDVSNVSTTAGAPIHQWTCDPASALATKKNQVWRLVGKG; this is encoded by the coding sequence ATGACCCTTCGCAGGCCCACGACGCGCACCAGGCGCCGAGCGGTCTCGTCCGTCGCCGTCCTCATGGCAGCCCTGGCCTCGACCCTGGCGCCCGCCGCCCCTTCCCAGGCCGCGGACACCGGCGTCACCGTCGACTTCGCCACCGCCGGAGGTGCCCCCACCTACCACGCCTCCGGCATGATCTACGGAATGACGCCGAACGGCTCACTCCCGCAGGACCACTTCTTCAAGGACATCAAGTGGCACTTCATGCGGGCCGGCGGAGCCCAGCTCAACAGCGGCGGCTACGCCACCAGCCTCGCCGACTACCAGACCCGCTGGAACTCCACCCTGGCCCAGTACAAGCGCACCGTTGCCCTCGGCGGCACCTTCGTCCTGCTGCCGCACGACCTGTGGGGCGCGGACGGCACCACCAACCAGGGCTGGCCGGGCGACAACGGTGACTGGACGCAGTTCGACAACTTCGTCACCCAGCTCATCAGCGACGTCAAGGCCAACAACATGACCGTCGAGTGGGATCTGTGGAACGAGCCCGACGGCAGCGGCTTCTGGAAGCCTCCGCAGGCGCAGTACCTGCAGATGTGGTCGCGCTTCTACGCCCGGGTCCGGGCCGCCTTCCCGGACCAGCTCATCGTCGGCCCCAGCACCGCGAGCCAGCCGAACGCGTCCAACACCTGGTGGACCACGTACCTGAACTACGTCAAGGCCAACAAGGTCGCGCCGGACATCTACAGCTGGCACGACGAACCGGGTGATCCCGCGACCGACGTCAGCCGTGCCGACTCCGCCCTCGCCGCGGCCGGCCTGACCCGGACCCGCCCGTACCAGATCAACGAGTACGCCACCTTGTCCATGCAGTCCCCGGGCGGTGGAGCCTGGTTCATCGGCCGCCTGGAGCGCGCCGGCGCCGACGGTCTGCGCGGCAACTGGGCCTCCGGTACGGGCCTGCACGACGACGAGGCCAATCTGCTCACCAAGAACAGCGTCGGCCAATACCTGCCGCTGGGCGAGTGGTTCATGTACCGCTACTACGGCTCGCAGACCGGCAACATCGTCAACTACATCCCCGGCAGCAACACCGACGGCCTGGCCACCAAGGACAACACCGCCCAGAACGCCAAGGTCCTCATCGGCAGCAACGGCAACACCGGCAACGTCACCGTCCACCTCACCGGCCTGAACACCACCTCGGTCGTGGAGAACAACCAGGTCCGCGCCGTCGTCCAGCGCATCCCCTACAACAACGGCGCCGCCGTCACCGGCCCCGTCACCGTCTCCGACACCACCCTGGCCGTCACCGGCAACGCCGCCTCGCTGACCGTCCCCTACACCGACGCCAAGGACGGCTACACGATCACCCTGCTCCCGCCTTCCGACACCACCGTCTCCACCGTGGCGGTGAGCGAGAACAGCGGCCAGTGCCTGGACGACACCGACCTCAGCACGGCCAACGGCACCCAGTACCAGCAGTACTACTGCGAGGGCGGCTACCAGCAGATGCTCGACCTCAAGCAGGTGAGCGGCAAGCCCAACACGTACACCGTGGTCAATGAACTGAGCGGCAAGTGCCTCGACGTCTCCGGGGCCTCCACCGCCGACGGTGCCGCCGTCATCCAGTACGCCTGCAACGGCGGCACCAACCAGCAGTTCACCCTCAACCGAGTCACCGCACTGGGCAACGGCGAGGACTACCAGCTGGTCGCCGTCCACAGCGGCAAGTGCGTGGACGTCAGCAATGTATCCACCACGGCCGGCGCCCCGATCCACCAGTGGACGTGCGACCCGGCGAGCGCCCTCGCCACCAAGAAGAACCAGGTCTGGCGGCTGGTCGGCAAGGGCTGA
- a CDS encoding pyridoxal-phosphate dependent enzyme translates to MSHSPVPLGTFPTPVEPAPRLAAALGLGPEDLWIKRDDLTGLGGGGNKIRKLEWTVGAALAEGADTLVTTGAPQSNHARLTAAAAARLGLAAVLVLRGAPGLSRSGNLALDGLFGARLAWAGDVDQAGLDLAAAEVCALLRADGARPALIPFGGSGVPGARGYVRCGEELDEQVPEMRTVVVALGSGGTMAGLVAALGPGSVLGVDVGALADPAAAVARFAAPLATQEITAEGLRVRRDQVGGGYATLTGPASEALRLAARTEGLVLDPVYTGRALAGLRAAVAEGDVRPGEKTVFVHTGGLPGLFGHPDAVAFAEEGAAEFTDEVN, encoded by the coding sequence ATGAGCCACTCCCCCGTACCGCTCGGCACCTTCCCCACGCCCGTCGAACCGGCGCCCCGGCTGGCCGCCGCGCTCGGGCTCGGGCCGGAGGACCTGTGGATCAAGCGGGACGACCTGACCGGTCTGGGCGGCGGCGGGAACAAGATCCGCAAGCTGGAGTGGACGGTGGGCGCGGCCCTCGCCGAGGGCGCGGACACGCTCGTGACCACGGGCGCCCCGCAGAGCAACCACGCCCGGCTGACCGCCGCCGCGGCCGCCCGGCTGGGTCTGGCCGCCGTGCTCGTGCTGCGCGGCGCGCCCGGCCTCTCGCGCTCCGGGAACCTCGCGCTGGACGGGCTGTTCGGCGCGCGGCTCGCCTGGGCGGGCGACGTGGACCAGGCGGGGCTGGACCTGGCCGCGGCCGAGGTGTGTGCGCTGCTGCGGGCGGACGGTGCGCGGCCGGCGCTGATCCCGTTCGGCGGGTCGGGCGTGCCGGGCGCGCGGGGCTATGTGCGCTGCGGCGAGGAGCTGGACGAGCAGGTGCCCGAGATGCGGACGGTGGTGGTCGCGCTCGGCTCCGGCGGCACCATGGCCGGGCTGGTCGCGGCCCTCGGCCCGGGCTCGGTGCTCGGTGTCGACGTGGGCGCGCTGGCGGACCCGGCCGCGGCGGTGGCCCGGTTCGCGGCACCGCTCGCGACACAGGAGATCACGGCCGAGGGGCTGCGGGTGCGCCGGGATCAGGTGGGCGGCGGGTACGCGACGCTGACCGGCCCGGCGAGCGAGGCACTCCGGCTCGCCGCCCGTACCGAGGGTCTGGTCCTCGACCCCGTGTACACCGGCCGGGCCCTGGCGGGTCTGCGCGCGGCCGTCGCCGAGGGGGACGTCCGGCCGGGCGAGAAGACGGTGTTCGTCCACACCGGCGGGCTGCCCGGCCTGTTCGGTCATCCGGACGCGGTGGCGTTCGCGGAGGAGGGGGCGGCCGAGTTCACCGACGAAGTGAACTGA
- a CDS encoding metallophosphoesterase, with protein sequence MTDTSSTRPAEGEAQAPRQSRLHRLMRYIPLIAPVLLWAVPCWVLLYTGQHWPLPVTPAGTALFALGLICMPVAMGRGHGRRQQDRAAIVGDTLLGASWVLFTWSVLLGVLLRLALSVAGVGGSQDRARIVTWAVLGTTAVLLAWGYAEARRVPRVRRLDVQLPRLGAGLDGIRVVLITDTHYGPLDRARWSARVCETVNTLEADLVCHTGDIADGTAERRRAQAAPLGTVRATRARVYVTGNHEYYSEAQGWVDLMDELGWEPLRNRHLLLERGGDTLVVAGVDDVTAESSGLAGHRAHLAGALNGADPDLPVLLLAHQPKFVDRAAAAGVDLQLSGHTHGGQIWPFHHLVGIDQPALAGLSHHGTRTLLYTSRGTGFWGPPFRVFAPSEITLLVLRSPHPPTSP encoded by the coding sequence GTGACCGACACCAGCAGCACTCGGCCCGCCGAGGGTGAAGCACAAGCTCCGCGGCAGAGCCGACTGCACCGCCTCATGCGTTACATCCCCCTGATCGCCCCCGTCCTGCTGTGGGCCGTGCCCTGCTGGGTGCTCCTGTACACCGGCCAGCACTGGCCGCTGCCCGTCACGCCGGCCGGCACCGCCCTGTTCGCCCTCGGCCTCATATGTATGCCGGTCGCGATGGGGCGCGGCCACGGCCGGCGCCAGCAGGACCGGGCGGCGATCGTCGGCGACACCCTGCTGGGCGCCAGCTGGGTCCTGTTCACCTGGTCCGTTCTGCTCGGCGTCCTCTTGCGGCTCGCCCTGAGCGTGGCCGGCGTCGGCGGGAGTCAGGACCGGGCCCGCATCGTCACGTGGGCCGTCCTCGGCACAACCGCCGTACTGCTCGCCTGGGGCTACGCCGAGGCCCGCCGCGTACCACGCGTGCGCCGACTCGACGTGCAACTCCCCCGACTGGGCGCCGGTTTGGACGGCATCCGCGTCGTTCTCATTACCGACACCCACTACGGCCCGCTCGACCGCGCCCGCTGGTCGGCACGGGTGTGCGAGACGGTGAACACCCTGGAAGCCGACCTGGTCTGCCACACCGGCGACATCGCGGACGGCACGGCCGAACGCCGCCGCGCCCAGGCCGCCCCGCTCGGAACCGTGCGGGCCACCCGGGCCCGGGTCTACGTCACCGGAAACCACGAGTACTACAGCGAGGCCCAGGGCTGGGTCGACCTGATGGACGAGCTGGGCTGGGAGCCGCTGCGCAACCGCCACCTGCTGCTCGAACGCGGAGGCGACACCCTCGTGGTCGCCGGCGTGGACGACGTCACCGCCGAGTCCTCCGGCCTGGCGGGCCACCGCGCCCACCTCGCCGGAGCCCTGAACGGCGCCGACCCCGACCTGCCCGTCCTGCTCCTGGCGCACCAGCCCAAGTTCGTCGACCGGGCGGCAGCCGCGGGCGTCGACCTCCAGCTCTCCGGCCACACCCACGGCGGCCAGATCTGGCCCTTCCACCACCTCGTCGGCATCGACCAGCCCGCCCTCGCCGGCCTCAGCCACCACGGCACCCGCACCCTCCTCTACACCAGCCGCGGCACCGGCTTCTGGGGCCCGCCGTTCCGCGTCTTCGCCCCCAGCGAGATCACCCTGCTCGTACTCCGCTCCCCGCACCCGCCCACCTCGCCGTAA
- a CDS encoding cupin domain-containing protein yields MLEVKTVEKPDERRDFPRGHIEALHLTGLDFAVGTFEPGWRWSQCVAPIAGTKSCMVAHSGYVLQGRMHLVMDDGGEGEVGPGDVFVIPPGHDAWTVGDEQCVVLDFAGTMANQYAKS; encoded by the coding sequence ATGCTGGAAGTGAAGACGGTCGAGAAGCCGGACGAACGGCGCGACTTCCCCCGCGGCCACATCGAAGCCCTGCACCTGACCGGCCTCGACTTCGCGGTGGGCACCTTCGAGCCCGGCTGGCGCTGGTCGCAGTGCGTGGCCCCGATCGCGGGCACGAAGAGCTGCATGGTCGCGCACAGCGGTTATGTGCTGCAGGGGCGGATGCATCTGGTGATGGACGACGGTGGCGAGGGCGAGGTCGGCCCCGGCGACGTCTTCGTGATCCCGCCCGGCCATGACGCCTGGACCGTGGGGGACGAGCAGTGCGTGGTCCTCGACTTCGCCGGAACCATGGCCAACCAGTACGCGAAGAGCTGA
- a CDS encoding carbohydrate ABC transporter permease gives MSRSRRRTWAKTTIGVVLTGIMLFPVYWMLNVSLTRDQFMRKSPPDLLPLHGTLAGYRTVLDEQLPYLGTSLVIGLGTVVLTVALSAPAGYALAKLRPRGAGILNFVLLAAQMIPGIIMAMGFYAIYLQLGLLQSVPGLILADSTLAVPFGVLIFTAFMSGIPGELLQAARTDGAGPLRTFWSIVLPISRNAVVTVSLFAFLWSWSDFVFAATLVNGGAHEPISLGIYHYIGNNDQQWNAIMATAVVASLPTAVILVLAQRYVAAGVTAGAVKD, from the coding sequence ATGAGCCGAAGCCGCAGGCGTACGTGGGCGAAGACCACGATCGGTGTCGTACTGACCGGGATCATGCTCTTCCCGGTCTACTGGATGCTCAACGTCTCCCTGACCCGTGACCAGTTCATGCGCAAGAGCCCGCCGGACCTGCTGCCCCTCCACGGCACCCTGGCCGGCTACCGCACCGTCCTCGACGAGCAGCTGCCCTACCTCGGTACCAGCCTCGTCATCGGCCTGGGCACCGTCGTCCTGACCGTCGCCCTGTCCGCACCCGCAGGCTACGCCCTGGCCAAGCTGCGCCCGCGCGGCGCCGGCATCCTGAACTTCGTCCTGCTCGCCGCCCAGATGATCCCCGGCATCATCATGGCGATGGGCTTCTACGCCATCTACCTCCAGCTCGGCCTGCTCCAGTCCGTCCCCGGCCTGATCCTCGCCGACTCCACCCTGGCCGTCCCCTTCGGCGTCCTCATCTTCACCGCGTTCATGTCCGGCATCCCCGGCGAACTGCTCCAGGCCGCCAGGACCGACGGCGCCGGACCGCTGCGCACCTTCTGGTCCATCGTCCTGCCGATCAGCCGCAACGCCGTCGTCACCGTGTCCCTGTTCGCGTTCCTGTGGTCCTGGTCCGACTTCGTCTTCGCCGCCACCCTGGTCAACGGCGGCGCCCACGAGCCGATCAGCCTGGGCATCTACCACTACATCGGCAACAACGACCAGCAGTGGAACGCCATCATGGCCACCGCCGTCGTCGCCTCCCTGCCGACTGCGGTCATCCTCGTCCTCGCCCAGCGCTACGTCGCCGCCGGCGTGACCGCCGGTGCCGTCAAGGACTGA
- a CDS encoding MSCRAMM family protein translates to MALDGRQVGRCVAGADGGYAVTAPGEGSYVLVASAGGRRPQARTVVVGAQPVAYDLLLDGTSGLAGVVRAADGGAPVAGAAVIVTDVRGEVLAKQRTDGTGEFAFTGLVPGTVTLAISSPGHRPLALPAEIPATGVTRVEAELRSGAQVHGTVRGAGGPLGDARVTLVDAVGNVVASTTTGDDGAYAFSDLDGGQYTLIAAGYPPRAAGVTVRGAGVEGHDIELAHPAA, encoded by the coding sequence GTGGCGCTGGACGGACGGCAGGTGGGCCGGTGCGTCGCCGGGGCCGACGGCGGGTACGCCGTGACGGCGCCCGGCGAGGGAAGCTATGTACTCGTCGCCTCCGCCGGTGGCCGTCGTCCGCAGGCCCGCACCGTCGTCGTCGGCGCCCAGCCGGTCGCGTACGACCTGCTGCTCGACGGCACCAGCGGGCTGGCCGGCGTGGTGCGGGCCGCGGACGGCGGGGCGCCGGTCGCCGGGGCGGCCGTGATCGTCACCGATGTGCGCGGGGAGGTGCTGGCGAAGCAACGGACCGACGGGACGGGCGAGTTCGCCTTCACCGGTCTTGTGCCGGGCACGGTCACCCTCGCGATCAGCTCACCCGGGCACCGCCCGCTCGCGCTGCCCGCGGAGATCCCCGCCACCGGTGTCACCCGCGTCGAGGCCGAGCTGCGCTCCGGCGCGCAGGTGCACGGCACGGTGCGGGGCGCGGGCGGACCGCTCGGCGACGCCCGGGTGACCCTGGTGGACGCCGTGGGCAACGTCGTCGCCTCGACCACCACCGGCGACGACGGGGCGTACGCGTTCTCCGACCTGGACGGCGGCCAGTACACCCTGATCGCGGCCGGTTACCCGCCCCGGGCCGCGGGAGTGACCGTCCGCGGCGCGGGAGTCGAGGGCCACGACATAGAACTCGCCCATCCGGCGGCGTAG
- a CDS encoding carbohydrate ABC transporter permease yields the protein MKQTTHPPAHRTAGVRNGAATAAPPPARSGKRRRPTSTQWAAWGFLAPVTLYLALFYAYPLYRNLDLSLRNYTVRSFVQGDAPFTGLANYRTVFDDPTFAPALLHTALFTAVCLVFQYAIGLALAVFFNQNFRLSATLRALFLVPWLLPLIVSASTWSWMLGSESGVVNAALHALGVGPVNWLTSPSWSLTSVIIANIWIGVPFNLVVLYSGLQSIPASLYEAAALDGANAWQRFWRVTFPLLRPVSAITLLLGLVYTLKVFDIIWIMTKGGPADSSTTFATWSYQLGFGNLLPAFGPGAAVGNLLVVAALVFGLVYVRAQRKQALS from the coding sequence ATGAAGCAGACGACACATCCGCCGGCCCACCGGACCGCGGGCGTCCGCAACGGGGCGGCCACCGCTGCTCCGCCCCCGGCCCGCAGCGGGAAACGCCGCCGGCCCACCTCCACGCAGTGGGCCGCCTGGGGCTTCCTCGCCCCGGTGACCCTCTACCTCGCCCTCTTCTACGCCTATCCGCTCTACCGCAACCTCGACCTGAGCCTGCGCAACTACACCGTCCGCTCCTTCGTCCAGGGCGACGCCCCGTTCACGGGCCTGGCGAACTACCGCACGGTCTTCGACGACCCGACCTTCGCCCCGGCCCTGCTCCACACTGCGCTCTTCACCGCCGTGTGCCTGGTCTTCCAGTACGCCATCGGCCTGGCCCTCGCGGTCTTCTTCAACCAGAACTTCAGGCTGTCGGCCACTCTGCGCGCCCTGTTCCTCGTGCCCTGGCTGCTGCCGCTGATCGTCTCGGCCTCCACCTGGTCGTGGATGCTGGGCAGCGAGTCGGGCGTCGTCAACGCGGCCCTGCACGCCCTCGGCGTCGGGCCGGTGAACTGGCTGACCTCGCCCTCGTGGTCGCTGACCTCGGTGATCATCGCGAACATCTGGATCGGTGTCCCGTTCAACCTGGTCGTGCTCTACAGCGGCCTGCAGTCCATCCCCGCGAGCCTGTACGAGGCCGCTGCCCTCGACGGTGCGAACGCCTGGCAGCGCTTCTGGCGCGTCACCTTCCCGTTGCTGCGCCCGGTGTCCGCGATCACCCTGCTCCTGGGGCTGGTCTACACGCTCAAGGTCTTCGACATCATCTGGATCATGACCAAGGGCGGCCCGGCGGACTCGTCCACCACCTTCGCCACCTGGTCGTACCAGCTCGGCTTCGGCAACCTCCTGCCGGCCTTCGGCCCCGGCGCGGCCGTGGGCAACCTGCTCGTGGTCGCCGCCCTGGTCTTCGGCCTGGTCTACGTCCGGGCCCAGAGAAAGCAGGCCCTGTCATGA
- a CDS encoding pirin family protein, with translation MSNLDRAPVPSVCGGRGFVVAEPVRELLSPRHVKLGESTEVRRLLPNLGRRMIGAWAFVDHYGPDDIADEPGMQVPPHPHIGLQTVSWLHEGEVLHRDSTGSLRTILPRQLGLMTSGRGISHSEESPRPHARFLHGAQLWVALPDEHRHTDPAFEYHPDLPTVTAPGLTATVILGDLDGSLSPGTTYTPIVGADLTLTRGADVRLPLEPDFEYGVLAMSGEVHVDGVPVLPGSMLYLGCGRTELPLRAESDAGIMLLGGEPFAEELIMWWNFVARTQTEIEQARTDWMNASRFGEVKGYDGNPLPAPELPAVPLKPRGRVR, from the coding sequence ATGAGCAACCTTGACCGCGCGCCCGTGCCCAGTGTCTGCGGTGGCCGCGGGTTCGTCGTCGCCGAACCCGTGCGCGAGCTGCTGAGCCCCCGTCATGTGAAGCTGGGCGAGTCGACCGAGGTGCGCCGGCTGCTGCCCAACCTCGGCCGGCGCATGATCGGCGCGTGGGCCTTCGTCGACCATTACGGCCCCGACGACATCGCCGACGAGCCCGGTATGCAGGTCCCGCCGCATCCGCACATCGGCCTGCAGACGGTGAGCTGGCTGCACGAGGGCGAGGTGCTGCACCGCGACTCCACGGGCAGCCTGCGCACGATCCTCCCCCGCCAACTGGGCCTGATGACGTCGGGCCGCGGGATCAGCCACTCCGAGGAGAGCCCGCGCCCGCACGCCCGCTTCCTGCACGGCGCCCAGCTGTGGGTCGCGCTGCCGGACGAACACCGCCACACCGACCCGGCGTTCGAGTACCACCCGGACCTGCCCACGGTCACCGCGCCCGGCCTGACCGCCACGGTGATCCTGGGCGACCTCGACGGCTCGCTCTCCCCCGGTACGACGTACACCCCGATCGTCGGCGCGGACCTGACCCTGACCCGGGGCGCCGACGTCCGGCTGCCCCTGGAACCGGACTTCGAGTACGGCGTGCTGGCGATGTCCGGCGAGGTGCACGTGGACGGCGTACCGGTGCTGCCCGGCTCGATGCTCTACCTCGGCTGCGGCCGCACCGAACTGCCGCTGCGCGCCGAGTCGGACGCCGGGATCATGCTGCTGGGCGGCGAACCGTTCGCCGAGGAGCTGATCATGTGGTGGAACTTCGTGGCGCGTACCCAGACGGAGATCGAACAGGCCCGCACGGACTGGATGAACGCGTCGAGATTCGGGGAGGTGAAGGGGTACGACGGCAACCCGCTGCCTGCACCCGAGCTGCCGGCCGTGCCACTGAAGCCGCGGGGTCGGGTGCGCTGA
- a CDS encoding amylo-alpha-1,6-glucosidase gives MTAARPGPAFSVRDIPFSTYGSWFDISPVVAEKTYAEDLHLVSHQNGMHAVLRLVPRNTTKGDRAETRVEATPGLLSWLGASGHIDLAYESPDTVRLRGSGLGFGVLAAAHALTPFSGTYFFHDPAADAYVFTSYETGRRYRVTLLAGTVAEAAGAQALGSAERGLAVTAEGDGAWEIAIEELGTSRPPYTNSASFEDVVESARGAFADFADAVAPWRSAATPAAELAAYVVWSATVRPAGLVTRPAVLMSKHWMDKVWSWDHCFNALALAPGCPELALDQFALPFDHQDDSGALPDSVTHAEVLYNFVKPPIHGWAFGHLRRRLPTPLTQAELAKNYDRLERWTDFWLTARRGPDAELAHYQHGNDSGWDNATTFDPERAVVTADLAAFLALQQRELAELAEVLGKVDAARRWRAAAEKTQAALLDQLWTGDRFVARGVATGESWSSAGLLDLMPIVLGEHLPGDVSNALAHHIKAHLTPYGLATELTTSPHYLADGYWRGPIWAPATVLVEDGLRRAGHHRLADDISARFRTLCETHGFAENFDALTGTGLRDRAYTWTASSYLLLAEAHAHRAGR, from the coding sequence ATGACCGCCGCCCGACCCGGCCCGGCCTTCTCCGTCCGCGACATCCCGTTCAGTACGTACGGTTCCTGGTTCGACATCTCGCCCGTCGTGGCGGAGAAGACGTACGCCGAGGACCTCCACCTCGTCTCGCACCAGAACGGCATGCACGCCGTGCTGCGCCTGGTCCCCCGGAACACCACAAAGGGCGACCGCGCCGAGACCCGCGTCGAGGCGACACCGGGCCTGCTCAGCTGGCTCGGAGCGAGCGGGCACATCGACCTCGCCTACGAGTCGCCGGACACCGTACGCCTGCGGGGGAGCGGCCTGGGCTTCGGTGTCCTCGCCGCCGCGCACGCCCTGACCCCTTTCAGCGGAACATACTTCTTCCACGACCCGGCCGCGGACGCGTACGTCTTCACGTCGTACGAGACCGGGCGCCGGTACCGCGTCACCCTGCTCGCCGGCACCGTCGCCGAGGCGGCGGGAGCCCAGGCGCTGGGCAGCGCCGAGCGTGGACTCGCCGTGACCGCGGAGGGGGACGGCGCCTGGGAGATCGCGATCGAGGAACTCGGCACCTCCCGTCCCCCGTACACGAACTCGGCGAGCTTCGAGGACGTCGTGGAATCTGCGCGGGGCGCGTTCGCGGACTTTGCCGACGCGGTGGCCCCCTGGCGCTCGGCAGCCACACCGGCCGCCGAACTCGCGGCCTACGTCGTCTGGTCGGCGACCGTACGCCCGGCGGGCCTGGTCACCCGGCCCGCCGTGCTGATGTCCAAGCACTGGATGGACAAGGTCTGGAGCTGGGACCACTGCTTCAACGCCCTCGCCCTGGCACCCGGTTGCCCCGAACTGGCCCTGGACCAGTTCGCCCTCCCCTTCGACCACCAGGACGACAGCGGCGCCCTGCCCGACTCCGTCACCCACGCCGAAGTCCTGTACAACTTCGTCAAGCCACCCATCCACGGCTGGGCCTTCGGCCACCTGCGCCGTCGGCTGCCGACGCCTCTCACCCAGGCCGAACTCGCCAAGAACTACGACCGGTTGGAGCGCTGGACCGACTTCTGGCTCACCGCACGACGAGGCCCCGACGCCGAACTCGCCCACTACCAGCACGGCAACGACAGCGGCTGGGACAACGCCACCACCTTCGACCCCGAGCGAGCCGTCGTCACCGCTGACCTCGCCGCCTTCCTCGCCCTCCAGCAGCGCGAACTCGCCGAACTGGCCGAGGTGTTGGGCAAAGTGGATGCGGCGCGCCGGTGGAGGGCCGCAGCGGAGAAGACACAGGCGGCGCTGCTCGACCAGCTCTGGACCGGCGACCGGTTCGTCGCCCGGGGAGTCGCCACCGGGGAAAGCTGGAGCAGCGCCGGCCTCCTCGACCTGATGCCCATCGTGCTCGGCGAGCACCTGCCCGGCGACGTCAGCAACGCGCTGGCCCATCACATCAAGGCCCACCTGACGCCGTACGGCCTGGCCACCGAACTGACCACCTCACCGCACTACCTCGCCGACGGCTACTGGCGCGGCCCGATCTGGGCCCCCGCCACCGTCCTCGTCGAAGACGGCCTGCGCCGCGCCGGCCACCACCGGCTGGCCGACGACATCAGCGCCCGCTTCCGCACCCTGTGCGAGACACATGGCTTCGCCGAGAACTTCGACGCCCTCACCGGAACGGGTCTGCGCGACCGCGCATACACCTGGACCGCCAGCAGCTACCTCCTGCTGGCCGAAGCACACGCACACCGGGCCGGCCGCTGA